In the Malaya genurostris strain Urasoe2022 chromosome 1, Malgen_1.1, whole genome shotgun sequence genome, one interval contains:
- the LOC131428892 gene encoding neurogenic differentiation factor 1-like — protein MADFYYYPSPPYSDSGLRSPSPDPNSESFRSDTEKEYIPLTSLGFMQNLPNVKIVNIKLETCERISIPPWIGTVSPSKQPEDMKSSKPTTKRRKLLPPVVRRKRRLAANTRERNRMRALNEAFDRLRLYLPRIGNDRQLSKHETLQMAQNYIAALSELLK, from the coding sequence ATGGCGGATTTTTACTATTACCCATCACCTCCGTACAGTGACAGTGGTTTGCGTTCTCCCAGTCCGGATCCGAACTCGGAAAGCTTCCGCAGTGACACAGAGAAGGAATACATTCCTCTTACCTCTTTAGGATTCATGCAAAATTtaccgaatgtaaaaattgtaaacatCAAGCTAGAAACCTGTGAACGGATTTCAATACCGCCCTGGATTGGAACGGTCAGTCCCAGTAAACAACCCGAGGATATGAAATCTAGTAAACCCACCACCAAAAGACGGAAACTGTTGCCACCGGTTGTTCGTCGGAAGCGCCGCCTTGCGGCGAATACTCGCGAAAGGAACAGGATGCGTGCGTTGAATGAAGCCTTCGACCGGTTGCGACTGTATCTGCCCCGGATCGGAAACGACCGGCAGCTTTCCAAACACGAAACACTGCAAATGGCACAAAACTACATCGCCGCGCTTAGCGAACTGCTGAAATGA